TCTGGCAAACAGGACAGTCTCATCAAAGCCTATAATGAGGATATATTACTACTGCCAAGAAATACACAAGATACTCAAAACTGAAGTGGATAGTTCTGATCTCACTTAGTAGATATCATTGGTAAATCAAATTAATGAGTGAGTTTACAATAACAGACAATCAGAATCAGACCAAAAAAAgttcagaattttaaataaaatttaaaacaatagttacaactactaaaaaaaaaataaatcacaattaCTCTCATGAGTTACATATCTACTGTTGTTACAAACAGCTGATTGGCGAAGTTCCTTTTTATATCTTTCTTCAGCTTCCAGAATGACTTTATGACGGTCACACTGATGTGGACAACTTTGCAACATCTTGGTAAAGGTTTTACTATTGAAGGATAGTCCTCGTGCTGTacaacctggaaaaaaaataggatatGGTAGAAACAGCAAGCACGAATGCTATAGAAGCCATCACAAAGTccagcatttcattttgctcaTTATAATGTACAATTTGACTTCCAGTTTTCTATATACACATCTCAAAAGAGGCTACACTTTACATACCTTCTTGAAAATACTTCTTGTTTTGTACTTGCTctcaaaaaaagttttcaacaTGACCTATGGGACCAAGTTACACTGCACTTCAACTCCAGAAGTACTAAATGAAGCACAGATCCTctacagaagtaaaaatattaGTGGGATGGGAAGAAAGGGGCTTCAGTTCCCTTTGCACATTTATCCGGGAGACAGAACATAAAAGTTATCTTTGGTATACTTGGAAACTTTCTCTGTGTTGTAACAGTTATCTGTATTAACCAGAATAAGTAAGTCTAGCTTAGGTATGAATTTCCTCACAAGAAGCCTTCCTGTTCGTTTTTGAGGACATTCCTAGGGTAATTTATGGTTTAATTATTCTTGTATGTTCTCACAGTTAGTTACATCAGCTGAAGGAGAACTTCTGCACTATGAGGAATTACAACAAGGGCACTGACTGGTACAGATCTGCAATATTCTAGCCTAAGATAAAGCAGTGCTAAAGCTCAGGTTGAATTTAGTTTGACAACTTGGATTCATATGCCTAAATGACGTCTAAAGGTGGGTTatgggcctttttttttttttggcagttgggtatttttgtgtggttttggggttttttttgttgttttgttttgataataAAGAGACACAGGCTTGATTACAAAATCCACTTATGAATCCTGAGTACCAGCAGCATTCTTACAACCTACTGATAGACCATGTTCAGGAAGTAGAAGATGGGGTAACTAAGGCCTGCAATCATGAATTACTATAAAACTGCCTGCCTGTATTTAATAGCAGTaaggcagagaaacagaagcGCTGCAGAATAGTTAGGAGGCTTAGCAGTGGAATACATGAGGAAACTAAGCAGGGCTAtatgtttttcctccctccttccaatcagagaaaggaggaaaacaccCACTCTTCACTGTTCTTATAAGTAGTGTGTCGTCTTTTAAGCTGCTGTATATTCTTTTTGTTAGTAAACCGACATTAAGATACATAGACCAAAACTGGAATATGTAAgctttatttcaatatttacattttattttaggcacagaaaagggaaaggaagcagTTAAGAATCACATAATAGGTAATCCAATAGATGTGTTAAAATGTTTGTAATGTCAGTTCACTTACTGCATTGCTGACTCTTTAAGGCTTCTTTTATGGACTCAGGAAAAAGACTTAAGATAATACTTACCTAAACATCTTAAATCTGCCGTTTTATGGGATGCAGATGTAGTTGaagtacttttttcttccttgtttatCTCTGAGTAGAATGAATGTTGATCTaaatcaggaaggaaaaaacccactaagAAAATGCAACCTATCTTTTTCCATGGTAATCATGCAACAATGTACCTATATTCTattgtattttctatttgtagactattaaagtttaatttaaataagagcagaaaatccaaatgaaatttctgaagttaaatGGATCGCATTTACAGTTTTGTAAATCCAGAATAATAACATTTAATTCAGTGCTTTTTCATCACTCTCGCAAAGCATATTACTTCAACGtgaacacagcaaaataaccttGTAAACTTACATTGCTGAACTAAGCCTTACAAACTTCATTTCCATTTGGAATCAGATGCTGAAAGATGTGATGTACTAGAATAATACTTACTCTCAATTTAAGTAGGTATAACCTGGGGATCAGCTTGGTCACCTGTAAAGCAACCATCCTGGCAAATACTAATCTAATGAATAATTataaattttataaattaaCAGGAAACTAAATTATGAGTAAATATTTGATTGAACAGATCccaattctgaaataaatgtatcaGACTAAGAACATCAATGCAAATCTTAAACACGTGTTCAACATGTAGGAATAGTGTCAGGCAAAAGTCACTCTCGCAGGTAGGTTCTATCCCCAGTcttacaaatacagaacaaaaccagcatccTTGTGCATTTTCTATTAATGACTTCCATTGTTCAGTATGGATTGCATTCAGACTAAACTTAAAACATTTATCTGTGATACATTAATTTGAATAgttaaaatcaattaaaaaaagaaagctaaaatatGTATTAGAGGAAGAGTAGAATAAATATGCTACTGGTAAAATTGTATACAATAAAAAATTCCAAAACTATGCAAACAGTTAAAGGATATTATAAATACTATCTAAAAAAGGAGTATCTTTAGCTATTTGTACCTGGTCTGCATGtctgtttcatatttttaacaatCTCTGCTGGTTGTTTAAATAAGTGTTCACTGGGAAGatcaaaatgtaaacaaatttaaaaaaaatatcaaacttCACAACATACATTTACCTGTAAATTAATACACATATTGTAAAGGCAGAATGAAAACcacattaaatatataaaagataaaactctgaaaaattTATTCTAATTATCCCAAGTTACAGGGCTTGTAGTATCCAGCACGTAACCATTGCGTGTTAGAAATCTGTTTTACCAGAGATCTGTGATTAACATTCCTTGCAGTGCTGTTCAGCAAGCCTGTTCCAGCATTTGGATGCAGTGCTTTCAAGGCGTGCTGGTTTCCAGAACCATCTGCAATTCTGATTCACATCAAGATTACTTAGTGCACATAGAACTTTCACAAGTTCTTCAAAATACTGCAGCCTTCATCAGATGTACCAATTGCTCTAAAAGGtaattgattttcttcttttcttacaCTGATTAACTTTTATGCAACCAACATGCTCCTATGATATGGTGATCATGTATTTTTCTATGTCACTGACTACCTCCAAATACTGCAGGAGCAAGGAGCCTCATCCACGATTATGCTCGGGTAACTCCTGTTTTCACACAAATGCATATGCAAGGAGAGAGCTTTTTTCCCcgcaaaaaaattaatttaatagtTTTGTGCTTCAAAGGTCAGAATAACAAATAAAGAAGCTGTGTGAAATTATGCTAATCAGTAGCAAAGCAAAATTTACCTGTATGTTCTATGGAAAACACCCTAGGGCTCTTGATAATTTCTGTGGTAGTTGAAAAGTTACAATATAATGCACACAAGGAAACTACATAGGAGCAGGGTCCAGCCAGCCACAtaaaaaagcacaataaaaatgtggaactcaaaaaaaaggagaaacgTAGTTTTGTTCTTACTTTCTCATTGCCTGTCTTGAGGGATATTCCAGATATAAATTCAAGATAACGGAATCTGTATTTATCCTGGCATGTTGcctataattaattttttatcaaTAGGAAAGATAACCGTAAGAAGCAAAAGAGGAAAGTAAGAATTCGTGTGAGAGCAACAAGCAAGAGAACAGTGAATGACTAACCAAGGCTGTATCTTTCTCTTCCCGTGCAGGCAAGCAACTGAATATGGAGGGGagaaaagcgggggggggggggggggggggagctttTTTCCCTAGTTTATAGGTACTCCAattttttgcaaagcagttcCATAACTGCTGTTTTCCTAGTAAGTGCATATTACAGAGTTCTTTGTTGTTTCATCCAAACCAATGTGTCAAATCTTGATCTACTGAATCAGTGAGAATTGTGAGGCAAACACTATGGATGCTTTTTCAGCACTATGTTGAAGGCATTAGAACATGGCCTGTAACGGGCTCTCTATACAATCCATCAGAAGCCTACCATTCAGAGAAAAAGATCAGAAGCTTTTATTACTAACTACAGTGTCTATAATCTTTGATCTGTGATGTCAAAAAACACTTCCACAGAATATTCTCTAGTGAGCCACCAAATGGCTAtgtcttttcactttttctagTGAAAAGACATAGTAACAGAGAATTTAAAAGGCTGACACTGAATTTGGAAATTACTAAAGAAAAGCAACTTAGTATTTCTGCTTAGGTGTAAGATACTTACCTTACTTGAagaataaactgattttttacACAAGCagttttttcatttatattgtgGCTTTGAAGTACACTGTCTGTTTGCAGTTCATTAACTGAACATGGAATATTACTCTGTTCACTTTGTCTAGTAGAAGCATTTACTGGATCCATAGtgttcattatttcatttttcagtggagAAGAATCTACAGATGGAGCAAGAACCTGATCATCTAACTCAGAGGTTAACTGTCGacaatgtatttctttatgtGTTCTTTCTGTATAAGTTTTTGAATCAGCAGGATTCACTTCATGGTACTTTGATGCTTCAATATTGGCTTCTGAAGATCTGCCTACAAATACTCTTCCTTGTACTGCTTCCTGTATTGAAAAATATTAGTTAGTGACTATACAAGctctataaaaatattaaataaatctaGTAACAAGATTAACTAGGATAGACCAGTCTAACTCTGAAGGCAAAACAAATTCCAGAGAAGCTTCAAAAAACCCTGACTGAGCTGAGAGCCAACAAGACAGCATTGCTGCTGAAGGTGTAGTTAAGTGATAATTCCAGGCTGAAGCAATGGATTTGCTACTAATACAAGGCACttatagaaattaaaatatttaattaacttAAGATCCAGCTAAATAACTCAAAAACTTGCTGTTCCACACCCAGAAATACCAAGTAGTTACACAGAACAAGGAAAATATCAAACAACTTTTTCCGCTTATGTGCACATTTTCCATTATCATCTATCCCATCATAGCTGTATAATCATGGGCATTTCATGcatgcaaatattaaaattatagGTTTAAGTGaccagcaattaaaaataaatccaactCTTGTttctccaacctaaattatCTCAATTTTGTAGAAAACCTGGTCTTATAATAAACTaaaatgtttcataaaaatACAGACACCTGCATTCTCTGATTGCCCTGCATACTTCTAACTTTGTACGATATACAGTAATGGTAAAAGCTGCAGGTTGTAGTTTCACACACATCCAATGTTTTCTCTACTTTTCCAGCGCACACTGCAATTATCTTAAGAGCTTACTTTCTATTTCTCCCTAAACTCTTGAAAGATTTGCTAAGTTTTATCCTACTTTGGTAAAGAGGCCAACCTCACTGTGTTCTTTTTCAATCAAGTTTATTctgtgaaaaatttcttttgctttcttccagtagTCTTGTAGACTTCTTTTTCTGACCTGCACGTCCAACTCTTCTGCATTGTTCACATTTAATGAATTATCATTTATTTTCAGGGACAATTGTTCagctttatgaaataaaaaccaatatTATTATTGCAAATTTTATCAATTAACAGCTTAATaagtatttattatattttagtaTGCTGAGGGACAGCCCCAataatttaatgcaaaatataacctctgaataataatttttatataactTAAATTTACACATAAATGTTAATACACTTCAAATATAAACGGCAGCTAGAAGAGGTGAGCTTGCAATCATAGTTACTATTAGCTGGTTACACAATGCTGTGCtctaaaaaattactttatcgTGGACTTAATCATAACTCTATAGGTCCTTTACCAGTATGGATCTCCATATTAATGGACACTGAAAATCACCGCACCTCCTCAATCTTAAAACTCTCAGTTATGTTTTCAGTATAAAAATGTAGATATGTACTTTTTACTAATTATCAGTTGTATAATACCTTCCATGCTTTAAAGGACAAGGTATCTTTGTTTCATTGGTAGTATTAtacacttaattaaaaaaaaaaaaaaacttaagatACTTCAAAATACActctactttaaaaataaagatcaagatttttttaatattgcaaaataattGTAGTCATGATGATTTCAGGCTTCATTATCTACTGGTTTTGTCTCTAGATACAATGGTACATACCCAGGAAATAGAGTACCAATTGCGTGTTAAATGACAATGTTCATATTTTGCACATAATATATAGATAGGGAAAGCTTTTGAGAACTGGCCTTACATATGCAGGTTTCACAAATGCATTATTGCAACATCAAtggaatttttacttttcttttttctgcctaaaCGCCATAATCAGTCCATGGTGGCaaataaacagcttttctgcagaaacaaacaTCTCGGAGTACACTTAATTACAAAACTGCTACAGTTAAAATCATGTAGAAAGTCAACAGAACTTAAAGATGGAAATTAtctctgtaatttttaaagcagtaacaGTAAGCTTACTCATTTGTTTGCAGTTTTGTAGCACGAAAGTAGCAGCTTTGTTTAGTTCCTCATCCTGAGACTCAGTTAATACCTGAATCATAAGTGGAAGACCATTGTTCTGGAGCAGTTCACGCtggttttcttctaaaataggACATTGTACAGGAAAATAGATTGGTTTCAGCCTCATACACACTTAATCTTACAGTAATTTCAGAAACTAATACTAGGAACTTTCAGGGTAATTctgaaaaagagattttcatTATGGATCCAAGCATGCTGTAATGACCTACTACCTGGGTTGCAGCAGAAGTGCTCTAGATCACACAGGATGATTTTACCATAGCTCAAAGTTCTTGTAAGAAAACTGAAGGATGACTGAGACAAATTCTATGATGGAGATCCAAACTCATTTAATTGtcacctaaaatattttaattatggCTTccgtatttcttttcctctggtaTATACTCCTAAAGTATATACACTACATTTATGTAAGCCTTGAGATGCAGAGATATCAAAAGCTTAAAGTTCATAATTAGCAAAACTCTAATAAAATTAGTAGTTTAATCCTGGTCTAGCTAATCTGTTCCTCCTTGTTAACTATGTAATTagctagatttttttattgtgatCTCATTTGCAGTACGCATTCATAAAACTGACAACTTTATAAAAATAGTTCTTTGTTGTCTGAACTTGATAAAACAAAGGAAGCAACAAAAGATGAAATATGATTTTTGTCAGTGttgacattttaagaaaaatttttattctgttggtTTAATCATATTTGTTTGAAAGACATTTTCCATTAAGCTTTCTTTCAATTAATTCTTCATGAAAAAGTGTCTTTTAAATTATCAGATTTATGACCTGCTGAACTAATTATTGAACTTGTTGCTGACATTTAGAGGATGATAATCAATCGGGATATTTGAACAtaatcactttttctttaatttctgaacatacatgagaaaaaacagtaatatAAATAAACAATGATCAGTATGTCACAACCTCACATTCTGTTTGCTTGTACTACCATAAAATACCAACTTAAGTGTTACATGTCCACCAGCTATGCTTGGGAAAGCCCTGAGGAGCCTGGCAAAAACATTTCAGGGTTACCTACTGCTTACGTTACTTCAAAAACAATACTGTCatatagctttttaaaaaaaaatagctgtgtAAACAGTAGACAAACACTGTATATATTAAGAGCCATCAAAATAGAGCTCAAAAAGACTTATTTGGTATGTATGTATTGTAGTAGTTTTCAGGTCTGGATGAATTTTACCCTCTGATACCTAAGCCCAGCTCTGAATTCCTGCATAATAGTCTACTTTTTTCTAAGCTCTTAAAGATACTATCTGTTAACACATGTTAAAATTTAAAGATGGAACATTATAACAAGCATTTTTTCCGAATGTTAATATTACATTATTTAATAGACCTTTTTCTCATGTTCCAGTCTTGATGAAACAACATCATTGAAGTAGTGTATGAGAATTTAGTAGAaactgacagaaagaaaaaagaaaaaatcttacCACAAACTTCAGTACAGTGCCCAATTGTTAGAATAATACTAATTTTTTCTCCAGTATCCAGAGTGTCATTGGACAGCAACTTCAGTAGCTCTGACACAGTGTGATACTTTGTCAAGACAACACCCATGGCAGCTATtatgttgaaaataatttgaagaaaaataaactacatAGTAAGGCATCATCCAAGTATAAAATGCTGTTGTTCAAGAGAACTCTACAGACCTCTAAAAAGCCTTGGGCCTGCACAgtccctctcttctctctctttcattttaactCTTCAAATTACAACACCCCTCCTGGTGCTGTAATTCTTCCCATGCTACTCCCCATATCCAACACTGCCCTTTCTCCCAGCTTGCGCTATACAGAGATGTGGTAGAAGATCTGATAAACAGGGGCTCTGCAATGTGCAAGTTTTGTAAACCTCTACTGAGTTTCTCCACATCCTTTATCAGTTCCAGAACAGAGCAAGAAAGAGGAGAATAAGGTTTGACACACAGTCTACCTGCTACAAACAGAGCTAGGATTGTTTCTGGTAGAGGGCAACGTCTTCCTGAAACTGGGAACACCACTGCTAGTACATACATGCTGAAACCTCATCCTGTCACATACCAACTTCTTTGAAACTAGACTCAAAACTAGTGCAGGTATatgctttaaaacttttttgaaCTTCCATTAGCAAGCACTTATGGCAGAAATGTCAAATATAATCGTGGCCAACAGCACAGATTCATCAGGCTCATGGTTTCTCAAAATCTTCTGATGGAATACACACAGACCTCATTAGGGTAGCACTAGCCACACAGTAAATCAGAGTAAAAATGTGTTATGCAGACATACCACATTTGTTCAGCTCCACACCTGAGTTACTAAAGCCTCCTAAAGCTTACAAAGTTTATTAGCTTAAGCATAGGCCTACAGAAACACAGCTCTAACTCCAGGATCAAAGCTGACTGCCACGCCCAGTTCTCAGCTTTACTTACACAAAACTAGCTCTAGCATcttagttttaattttcagtatagTTTAAATttcactgtgtttattttagcaACAATGGGAAAGTAACCCACCTCAGATGAACTGAATCATTCCCCATATACatatctgaattttttaaaaatgtgcaatATAAACTGGGATGTATATAACTTAATTGCCTTTTAGCATCCATTTATATCACTTTTCCACCAAAACcagacttttaaaattgcattttaaaattaccatATATAAAAAATGGTAGTGGTCTTTTCACTTACAGTCATTAGCAATGCAGGCATCCAGAGTCTTTGTTACCACTACTGCAAGTTTTGTGCTTGAGTGACTCATAGAGGAATCATGCATAAGATTGATGAGAACTTTAGCTAATGTATCCAATCCtccaacagaaacaaaatatttctgcacatatgcttagggaaaaaaaaaaaaaagaaaaaagtgtcttAAATAATACAAGTTGCAAATTGTTTTAGCTTTTTATCAATCATCACATTTATTCTGTGCATGTATTATTCATTACCTTTCTACCCATACAAAAGAACTGAAGCTGGATATATATTAATCTCAAGAAATGCAGTAATTGTCTTATACAATAGTTACAGGACACACATGGCCTTAATACATGCATACAAATGGCAAACATTATGCCCAAGTTCTAAGTCATTGCTTTCAGAGATgtaataatgataatatttgtaaaatacttttaatcAAAATAGCTTCCGTATAGTTTTTACTGACCTTACTAAATGCAGCCAGTTGTGGCTGTTTGTGCATTTCGCCACAATGCAGTGTATGTAGAGATGGTGGAATATGGTTTTCAGAGTAAAAGTTGGAATAACAGCAAATCAATTTGTAGAGATTGAcgaaaagaaataaaacatttaactaTCAAATTAAACTTACTTTTAccaaagaaaaactatttaaagCTTGAGGTGAACTTACAGTTATTTGCAACTGTGAGACCAACAAATGAACAAATAGGACGAACTATCTCAGGCTCTGTGCAACTTTCGAGCCACTCTCTGGCATATGGAAAAACTGAACAGCAAATGTTTTGATTATCttctggaaaagtaaaaaaaaaaaacaaatcaaaatgtaaTATGAAATTTCAATtgaacagtaaaaatgaaaacaaactgttGTCACTTTGGAGAAAtactttaaacttttttcataattttaacaCTTACCATTCTGAGGATTGTTAACACAAGCACAGAGAGCACTGCAGACTGAAGACCACAGCTGATAGCACTCATTAGTATTTTCACCTGACAGATTCATCTCAGATGTGGAAAGTGTTGTTCTGTTAAGAACAATGCAAACGAGTCCCAAAAAGTCAAGCAAACATAAGTCCTAAATAGTctatcatttttctgtttgaattgcAACTGTTTGTTTACCTGAATAACCGTAGCAGAAGACCAATGCAGCCTGTATCTCTGACATAGGTTTGCCCACTTTCTAAAAAAGAACACACACAAGACTCCGAAGACACATGCAACTTAAGAGAAAATCTTAATGTCAAATTTAATTTACATACGTGTattctgtttccatttcctAAGCATTATATACTTAAATGCTTAtccccctcaaaaaaacaaaatcacaccAACACTGGCAAAAATGTTCCATatctttctgggtttttttctatacaTGGTCAGAAACTACtggtttgtattatttttattttttttaaactataatttcattttcagaactaAAACACTTTCTGCCATTTAAGGAAATCCCAGTGAGCTATGATCTACTTACACACTTTGGGTTCAGTTACATGCAACCATTCATCTTTATAAATAACTTTaccaaaacattatttattgAGCATTCCAAATTTCTGTACTACAGAttggcaaagagaaaaaatgatgttataaaacagaggggaaaaaaaacaactcactGTTATTTGAAACCAGTACTAAGATGACATAAACAGACATTCTTTTCAAGTTCACACCAGAATCCTTATTCATTAGCAATAAAATGAGGTCTTCAAACAATGCAGAGGTACACAAAGTTTGTTGACAATAAactgaaaccagaaaataaaaaccattaaGTCCTAAAGCAAGACATTCATAatcctaaattatttttgtaatacagTAACTAGACTCTCAGTTGCATCCAATATGTGGTGAGTGGAGACAAAACATGACTATAGTGACTGAGGGCTTCCCCCTGTAGTCAGTTGTAAACCAACCAGTACCTAGGCAAACTTTGGAATAATCTATGAGTCATTTAACACTTGCTGCTGAGGAAGAGTAGTAGTACAGCTGTCTGGTATCATAAACACATGCTATTTACACAAATCAGCAAGGTGCTTCTCCAAATCTGGGGATGGACAGTAAAGCAAGCAGTAGCACCTTTACCGTCCCTCACTTGAGCTGATAATCTTGTAATCTgattttttgagagaaaaaaataatggagacAAAGCAAAAGTAGTAACATGGGATCATAACTCACtcagaaagaacaaataataTCACTTATTATTACCATTACTCTCTATTATAATTCCTAATGTAAACAAAGCTGCTTCCTTTACTATGCAATGAACACTTGACTTTGCAAGATCATTTATAAACATCAAACCACCAATTTCTCGAAAATATTCACTTGCTTCAcctataacagaaaaaaaagaacaaaagttaaacttttgcttttgtttctctgtaaaatgaaaaccttCCAAGATTTTATAACTTCTCAAGCCTTACATCctttagataattttttttacagtgacaaCCAGCTTCTTAACATATattgcaaacagaaaattgtGTTGTTTCTAGGGAAAAATGCTTCTTACTGTTTTGTTGACAAATTGAATAAATAGTGATCAAAGCCTCTTTCTGAGATACAGGGCAGTCCATCTGGTATTTAAGGCATTCAAGGAGTAAGTTCAGATCTGTTTTCATATCTaagaacaaacacagaaaaacttcATGTAAGTTTTCTTTATATTAATCTATTTAGTATTACAATAAACCTGCCCAAAAATGTAGTATATCTAtgtatttacaggaaaaaaaaaggtgagcaAAAATGCAGCTATGCCACTTCTATCCACTTTTAAATAACAAACATACTTAACCTAAAAATATTCCTCTCCATAGTTTATTTGACCATGATTTCCTTTGCTAAAGTAATAGCCcccttttaatatttctttcattaCTAGTAACTGTTAGTAAATGTGATGCAAATTACTAAACATTAAATTCACAGTTGCAAGGTGCATTAAGTGTATTTAAGTGAATAATACAGAACCATGAAAATACAACTGAAAATCTACAGAGTGAATAGGGAAAGAATCCAACAAAGCAAGGCTTCCTATGTGATATTTAGTTAGAGAACACTTAATCACTTACCATAGCAGCTAAAATCTTGAATCAGGTTGTTAGGTTAGCAAGTTAACACAAAGCATTTTCGGGGCACCTACATACAACCCTAGGTAAGTAAACCactttgaaaatctgtttcttacTCTTTGGggtataataaaaatacttatttgaTAATTATTTGCAACAGTAACAGCAgatactatatatatattaaaaacttgtaaggtttggggtttcttaaagaagttaaaatacaataaaaatatggGTAAATATTAGCAAAAAAGGTGACTTTGTGGTGGTGGTATTTACTATTTGAAGGTTTGTAATTAGATTTGTCCTTTAGCTATCCAATACAGAATCCACAAACTTGGCAACAAGGAAAGTGAAGATTTCCCCAACAACTCACCACCCCATGACAGACCTATGACAGTCTAATAAAACTTTGTAAAATTGATGCAGATgataaatgaaaattacattAGGTATCTTACCACACTGTTTTTTCTGCACCTTTTGATTTTCCATTTTTGGTTGTATCCCTTTTCTTGTTCTACAATAGCaaggaaaaagtgttttcttttctgtttagatTAGCAGTGTTTGTAAGACCATATGCagtataaatgaaataatttttcttaaaatatactccaattttctggttttacacTATCAtctgacacacacacagagtttaATATGCTCTTGCATGGCAaagattttctttg
This genomic interval from Buteo buteo chromosome 11, bButBut1.hap1.1, whole genome shotgun sequence contains the following:
- the TERB1 gene encoding telomere repeats-binding bouquet formation protein 1 isoform X7, with product MENQKVQKKQCDMKTDLNLLLECLKYQMDCPVSQKEALITIYSICQQNSEASEYFREIGGLMFINDLAKSSVHCIVKEAALFTLGIIIESNVYCQQTLCTSALFEDLILLLMNKDSGVNLKRMSVYVILVLVSNNKSGQTYVRDTGCIGLLLRLFRTTLSTSEMNLSGENTNECYQLWSSVCSALCACVNNPQNEDNQNICCSVFPYAREWLESCTEPEIVRPICSFVGLTVANNSYVQKYFVSVGGLDTLAKVLINLMHDSSMSHSSTKLAVVVTKTLDACIANDSAMGVVLTKYHTVSELLKLLSNDTLDTGEKISIILTIGHCTEVCEENQRELLQNNGLPLMIQVLTESQDEELNKAATFVLQNCKQMTEQLSLKINDNSLNVNNAEELDVQVRKRSLQDYWKKAKEIFHRINLIEKEHSEEAVQGRVFVGRSSEANIEASKYHEVNPADSKTYTERTHKEIHCRQLTSELDDQVLAPSVDSSPLKNEIMNTMDPVNASTRQSEQSNIPCSVNELQTDSVLQSHNINEKTACVKNQFILQVSEHLFKQPAEIVKNMKQTCRPDQHSFYSEINKEEKSTSTTSASHKTADLRCLGCTARGLSFNSKTFTKMLQSCPHQCDRHKVILEAEERYKKELRQSAVCNNSRYVTHEKLVLTPVKKERLHTEITNSRSKKDSFQSILLTPIRKNKSNTSNRDEHSKNTRLTDDYNLIPTYEKSFQKTQDANLKRQRVKEMCKQECQRLKENCIYSLHKDTKGRTSVDLSKKYYRLQLQRQEKNKAHQ
- the TERB1 gene encoding telomere repeats-binding bouquet formation protein 1 isoform X2 encodes the protein MENQKVQKKQCDMKTDLNLLLECLKYQMDCPVSQKEALITIYSICQQNSEASEYFREIGGLMFINDLAKSSVHCIVKEAALFTLGIIIESNVYCQQTLCTSALFEDLILLLMNKDSGVNLKRMSVYVILVLVSNNKSGQTYVRDTGCIGLLLRLFRTTLSTSEMNLSGENTNECYQLWSSVCSALCACVNNPQNEDNQNICCSVFPYAREWLESCTEPEIVRPICSFVGLTVANNSYVQKYFVSVGGLDTLAKVLINLMHDSSMSHSSTKLAVVVTKTLDACIANDSAMGVVLTKYHTVSELLKLLSNDTLDTGEKISIILTIGHCTEVCEENQRELLQNNGLPLMIQVLTESQDEELNKAATFVLQNCKQMTEQLSLKINDNSLNVNNAEELDVQVRKRSLQDYWKKAKEIFHRINLIEKEHSEEAVQGRVFVGRSSEANIEASKYHEVNPADSKTYTERTHKEIHCRQLTSELDDQVLAPSVDSSPLKNEIMNTMDPVNASTRQSEQSNIPCSVNELQTDSVLQSHNINEKTACVKNQFILQVSEHLFKQPAEIVKNMKQTCRPDQHSFYSEINKEEKSTSTTSASHKTADLRCLGCTARGLSFNSKTFTKMLQSCPHQCDRHKVILEAEERYKKELRQSAVCNNSRYVTHEKLVLTPVKKERLHTEITNSRSKKDSFQSILLTPIRKNKSNTSNRDEHSKNTRLTDDYNLIPTYEKSFQKTQDANLKRQRVKEMCKQECQRLKENCIYSLHKDTNNEICSLDVNRRPLNKRKRTRKDFTTEEINCLLSGVKKMGNHWNLILWSYPFQKGRTSVDLSKKYYRLQLQRQEKNKAHQ
- the TERB1 gene encoding telomere repeats-binding bouquet formation protein 1 isoform X4, which codes for MENQKVQKKQCDMKTDLNLLLECLKYQMDCPVSQKEALITIYSICQQNSEASEYFREIGGLMFINDLAKSSVHCIVKEAALFTLGIIIESNVYCQQTLCTSALFEDLILLLMNKDSGVNLKRMSVYVILVLVSNNKSGQTYVRDTGCIGLLLRLFRTTLSTSEMNLSGENTNECYQLWSSVCSALCACVNNPQNEDNQNICCSVFPYAREWLESCTEPEIVRPICSFVGLTVANNSYVQKYFVSVGGLDTLAKVLINLMHDSSMSHSSTKLAVVVTKTLDACIANDSAMGVVLTKYHTVSELLKLLSNDTLDTGEKISIILTIGHCTEVCEENQRELLQNNGLPLMIQVLTESQDEELNKAATFVLQNCKQMTEQLSLKINDNSLNVNNAEELDVQVRKRSLQDYWKKAKEIFHRINLIEKEHSEEAVQGRVFVGRSSEANIEASKYHEVNPADSKTYTERTHKEIHCRQLTSELDDQVLAPSVDSSPLKNEIMNTMDPVNASTRQSEQSNIPCSVNELQTDSVLQSHNINEKTACVKNQFILQVSEHLFKQPAEIVKNMKQTCRPDQHSFYSEINKEEKSTSTTSASHKTADLRCLGCTARGLSFNSKTFTKMLQSCPHQCDRHKVILEAEERYKKELRQSAVCNNSRYVTHEKLVLTPVKKERLHTEITNSRSKKDSFQSILLTPIRKNKSNTSNRDEHSKNTRLTDDYNLIPTYEKSFQKTQDANLKRQRVKEMCKQECQRLKENCIYSLHKDTNNEICSLDVNRRPLNKRKRTRKDFTTEEINCLLSGVKKMEARKKQSSSITSFKSVLDFVAEC